In the genome of Streptomyces sp. Tu 3180, the window TACCGTGGCCGCTGGCCGTGCTGCTCTGCCTGGCCGTGGGCGCCCTCGCGGGTGCGATACAGGGGTGGTTCATCGCCTACGGCGGCATACCGTCGTTCATCGTGACCCTCGCGGGCATGCTGACCTTCCGCGGCCTGACCGAGATCTTCCTCGAGGGCCAGACCCTCGGCCCGTTCCCCAAGGGACTGCAGAAGGTCGCCAACGGCTTCATGCCCGAGGTCGGTCCGGAGACCAACTACCACAACCTCACCCTGCTCCTCGGCCTCGCGCTGATCGCGCTGGTGGTGTTCCAGGAGGTCCGCGACCGCCGCCGCCAGCAGGAGTTCGCCCTCGACGTGCTGCCCGCCAAGCTGTTCCTGCTGAAGCTGGTGGCGCTCGCCTCGGCGATCCTCGTCGTCACGCTGCTGCTGGCCAGCTACAAGGGCGCCCCCATCGTGCTGCTGATCCTGGGCGCGCTGCTCGTCGGCTTCGGCTACGTGATGCGCAACGCCGTCATCGGCCGCCACATCTACGCCATCGGCGGCAACCTGCCCGCGGCCAAGCTGTCGGGCGTGCGGGACAAGAAGGTCACCTTCCTGGTCTTCCTGAACATGGGCATGCTCGCGGCCCTGGCGGGTCTGGTGTTCGCCGCCCGCTTCAACGCGGCCTCTCCCAAGGCCGGCCTCAACTTCGAGCTGGAGGCGATCGCGGCCTCGTTCATCGGCGGCGCGTCGATGAGCGGCGGTGTCGGCACCGTGCTCGGCGCGATCATCGGCGGTCTGGTCCTGGGCGTGCTGAACAACGGCATGAACCTCGTCGGCGTCGGCACCGACTGGCAGCAGGTCATCAAGGGCCTGGTACTGCTGGCGGCGGTCGGGTTCGACGTGTGGAACAAGCGCAAGGTCGGTTCGTAGGTCAGCTCGGGCCCCGCCGGACGGCGGGGCCCCTCCATCACGGGAGCCGCACATGGAACTGAACAGACGCACGGTCATCGCAGGAGCCGCCGCGGCGGGTGTCGCCGCCGCCGCGTCGGTCGGCGGAACGGCGCAGGCCGCGGGAAGCCCGGGGGGCGGGGGAAGGCCGGTGAGGGCGCTCTTCGGCAGGCTCGCGGACGGCACGAAGGTCCACAGCTGGTCCCTGGAGAACGGCGGGACCCGGATGAAGGTCCTGTCCTACGGCGGCATCGTCCAGTCGCTGGAGGTCCCCGACCGCCGCGGCCGGTACGCCAACGTCTCCCTCGGCTTCGACACCCTCGAGGAGTACGTCGCCTCCAGCCCCTACTTCGGCGCCCTGATCGGCCGCTACGGCAACCGCATCGACAAGGGCCGCTTCACCCTGGACGGCAGGACCCACCAGCTCTCCGTCAACGACGGCGAGAACAGCCTGCACGGCGGCGCGCAGGGCTTCGACAAGCGGGTCTGGGACGTCGAGCCGTTCACCCGGGGCTCCGACGTCGGCCTGTACCTGCACCACACCAGCGTCGACGGCGAGATGGGCTACCCGGGCACGCTGCGGGTGAAGGTCACCTACACCCTCACCCGGGACGGCGACTGGCGCATCGACTACGAGGCCACCACCGACAAGGCGACGGTCGTCAACCTCACCAGCCACGTCTACTGGAACCTCGCCGGCGAGGGCAGCGGCTCCGTCCACGACCACGAGCTGTCCATCGCCGCCTCCCGCTACACGCCCGTCGACTCGGGGCTGATCCCCACGGGCGAGCTGGCGAAGGTCGCGGGCACCCCCTTCGACTTCCGCCGGGCCAAGCCGATCGGCCGGGACATCCGCACCGCCCACCAGCAGGTGCTGTACGGGCAGGGCTTCGACCACAACTGGGTGCTCGACAAGGGGGTCACCGCCCGTCCCGAGCACGCCGCGACCCTGCGCGACCCGTCCTCCGGCCGCACCCTGAGGATCGCCACCAACGAGCCGGGCCTGCAGTTCTACTCCGGCAACTTCCTCGAGGGCACCCTCGTCGGCACCGGCGGCCGCGTCTACCGGCAGGGCGACGGGCTGTGCCTGGAGACCCAGCACTTCCCGGACTCGCCGAACCAGCCGTCGTTCCCGTCGACCGTGCTGCGGCCGGGGCAGACGTACCGGACGACGACGATCCACTCGTTCGGCGCCTGATCCGCGGAGGCCTCCGGGGGCGCGTGACGCGCGACACGCGCCCCGGGTTCCCGACGTCACACTTCTTTCACACCGGTTGAACAGCGCCACACCCCCCTCCGTATGTAGGGATGGCCCGTGCTCCCCCGCGCGGGCCACCCACGCATGACGGGCCCGGTACGTCCCCGGCGGGCCCGCCGCACACGGAGGTTGCCTTGGCCGACAACGTCACCTCGCTGTTCCGCAGCACCGCGGCGCACAGCCCGTCGATGGCGGCGCTGACGCGGGAGAGCGACGGGGCGGGCCCGGTGGACTTCTGCATCCCCTGCAACCCGTACTTCCCCACCCCCGCCATGTTCGAGGAGCTGGCGGTCAGGCTGCGCGACATCATCACGTACTACCCGAGCAGCGCCGACACCATCACGGCCGAGCTGTGCAGCCTGCTCCGGCTGCCGCCGCAGTGCGTGGCGATGGGCAACGGCTCGACCGAGCTGATCACCTGGATCGACCACCTCCTCGTCCGCGAGTCCCTGGCCGTCCCCGTCCCCACCTTCGGCCGCTGGACCGACCAGCCCATGGAGACCGGCAAGCGGGTCGACATGTTCCCGCTGCAGGAGTCCGGCGGCTTCGCCCTCGACCTCGCGCAGTACGCGGAGTTCATCCGCGCGCGGGGCACCCGGGTGGCGGTGATCTGCAACCCGAACAACCCCGACGGCGGCTTCCTGCACAAGCACGCGGTCGTGCAGTTCATGGACGCGATGGCCGACCTCGACCTGGTGGTGGTCGACGAGTCCTTCCTGGAGTTCGCCGACGCGGAGGCGGAGCCGAGCGTGGTGCAGGAGGCGATGCTGCGGCCCAACGTCATCGTGCTGCGCAGCCTCGGCAAGAACTTCGGCCTGCACGGCATCCGCTTCGGCTACCTGGTCGCCAACCCGGCGCTCGCGGGCCGGGTGCGGTCGATGCTCCCCAAGTGGAACCTCAACTCCTTCGCCGAGCACGTGGTGTTCATGCTGAAGGAGCACGGCGCCGAGTACGCCCAGAGCCTCCACCAGGTGCGCCGCGACCGCATGGACATGTCCGGCCAGCTCTCCTCGCTGCCCGGGCTCACGGTCTACCCCTCCCAGGGCAACTTCCTCTTCGTGCGCCTCCCCGTGGGCGCCGAGGGCACCGTGGTCCGGGACCGGATGCTCACCGAGCACCGGATCCTGGTCCGCGAGTGCGGCAACAAGATCGGTTCCTCCAGCCGCTTCCTGCGTCTCGTGGTGCGCCCCCAGGTGGACGTGCGCCGCCTGGTCTCCGGCCTGGAACAGGTGCTCTACGGGACGTCCAGGAGGGGAGCCGCCGTGCCCGGGCCGGCCACGGGGGCCGGCTACAGCTCGGGCACGGCGGCGGTGGACCGCCTGATGAGCCAGACCAACGGGGCCGGCACCCGGGGTCTGGCCGATCGGGCCGTCGGCACCGGCATGCCGCTCCCCGCCGCCGCGCCGGCCCCGGGGGCGGGCGCGGGCGGCGGGATGCCGATGCCGGCGGCGGCACCGCCGGGCCCCGTGCCCGAACCCGTGCCGGTCCCCCAGCCGGTCGCCCAGCCGGTCGCGGAGCCGTTCCCCCAGCCGGTTCCGCAGCCCCTGGCCCCCGCGGCCCGGGCGCCGGTGCCGGTGCCCGGGCCGGCGCCGGCGCCGATGCCCGCGGCGGCCTTCCCGGCACCGGACCGGATGCCGCCGCCCGCCGGTCCCACCCCGCCGGGCGTCCCCGCCCGCGGCGGTCTGACGGCCGCCCAGGTCAGGGGCACCGACGGCCTCTCCGCGGCCCCGGCGTCGGGCTGGCCGGGACCGCGGAGCTGGCCGGACGCGGCGGGGATGGGCCAGGCGGGCTGACCGCGGCCCGCGCGGTGCGCGGCCCGCCTCACGCGGAGGGCGTGGCCGGGGGCGTCGGGCAGGGCGAGGCGGTCGGGGAAGGGCTCGGGGACGGGCTCGCCGTTTCCGGCGGGCAGGGGTCCGGGGCGGTGGGCGAGGGGGCCGGACCGGTGGGGTCCGGGGACGGTGACGGGCTCCCGCCGGGGGATCCGCCGGGCGGCTGCGAGGGGTCCTGGCTCGTCGGAGGAGCCGTCGGGGAGGAGGGCTCCGGGGACGGGGAGGTGGGCGACGGAGTGGGCGACGGTGCGGGGGCGGTGGGGGACGGCCCGGGGCTGCCCGGAGTGCCCGGGTCCGGGCCGATGACGACTCCGCCCCCGTCGTTCCCGTCCCCCTTGCCGCCGCTCCCGCCGTCGACGGGACCGGTCGCCGGGGTGTCACCGCCCGCGCCGGGGCTCCTCGGGACGACGCCCTTTCCGTCGGGGACGGTGTGGACGCCCCGGCCGTAGAACTCCAGCCAGTACCTGACCAGCCTCAGGTAGGAGCGCGA includes:
- the mmsB gene encoding multiple monosaccharide ABC transporter permease; its protein translation is MSTEVTDKTPAAAPPGRNGAGTGDGLLQLVLDGMRRNMRQYGMLIALGLIVVLFAVWTDGDLLLPRNVSNLVLQNSYILILAIGMMLVIIAGHIDLSVGSLTAFVGSMAAVFMVRNDIPWPLAVLLCLAVGALAGAIQGWFIAYGGIPSFIVTLAGMLTFRGLTEIFLEGQTLGPFPKGLQKVANGFMPEVGPETNYHNLTLLLGLALIALVVFQEVRDRRRQQEFALDVLPAKLFLLKLVALASAILVVTLLLASYKGAPIVLLILGALLVGFGYVMRNAVIGRHIYAIGGNLPAAKLSGVRDKKVTFLVFLNMGMLAALAGLVFAARFNAASPKAGLNFELEAIAASFIGGASMSGGVGTVLGAIIGGLVLGVLNNGMNLVGVGTDWQQVIKGLVLLAAVGFDVWNKRKVGS
- a CDS encoding aldose epimerase family protein; translation: MELNRRTVIAGAAAAGVAAAASVGGTAQAAGSPGGGGRPVRALFGRLADGTKVHSWSLENGGTRMKVLSYGGIVQSLEVPDRRGRYANVSLGFDTLEEYVASSPYFGALIGRYGNRIDKGRFTLDGRTHQLSVNDGENSLHGGAQGFDKRVWDVEPFTRGSDVGLYLHHTSVDGEMGYPGTLRVKVTYTLTRDGDWRIDYEATTDKATVVNLTSHVYWNLAGEGSGSVHDHELSIAASRYTPVDSGLIPTGELAKVAGTPFDFRRAKPIGRDIRTAHQQVLYGQGFDHNWVLDKGVTARPEHAATLRDPSSGRTLRIATNEPGLQFYSGNFLEGTLVGTGGRVYRQGDGLCLETQHFPDSPNQPSFPSTVLRPGQTYRTTTIHSFGA
- a CDS encoding histidinol-phosphate transaminase; this translates as MADNVTSLFRSTAAHSPSMAALTRESDGAGPVDFCIPCNPYFPTPAMFEELAVRLRDIITYYPSSADTITAELCSLLRLPPQCVAMGNGSTELITWIDHLLVRESLAVPVPTFGRWTDQPMETGKRVDMFPLQESGGFALDLAQYAEFIRARGTRVAVICNPNNPDGGFLHKHAVVQFMDAMADLDLVVVDESFLEFADAEAEPSVVQEAMLRPNVIVLRSLGKNFGLHGIRFGYLVANPALAGRVRSMLPKWNLNSFAEHVVFMLKEHGAEYAQSLHQVRRDRMDMSGQLSSLPGLTVYPSQGNFLFVRLPVGAEGTVVRDRMLTEHRILVRECGNKIGSSSRFLRLVVRPQVDVRRLVSGLEQVLYGTSRRGAAVPGPATGAGYSSGTAAVDRLMSQTNGAGTRGLADRAVGTGMPLPAAAPAPGAGAGGGMPMPAAAPPGPVPEPVPVPQPVAQPVAEPFPQPVPQPLAPAARAPVPVPGPAPAPMPAAAFPAPDRMPPPAGPTPPGVPARGGLTAAQVRGTDGLSAAPASGWPGPRSWPDAAGMGQAG